From one Amycolatopsis sp. FDAARGOS 1241 genomic stretch:
- a CDS encoding integrase core domain-containing protein translates to MVGRAMAAHMRADLVRDALDLAVRRGLISGDAVFHADRGTQYTSGRFRSALAEHGMRPSVGRTGSCFDNAVAESFFATLKTEIGTAVWATRDDARRDVFAYLGYYNHDRLHSTLNYRTPHEVRVGYRQGLTLVA, encoded by the coding sequence ATGGTCGGGCGCGCGATGGCCGCCCACATGCGCGCCGACCTCGTCCGCGACGCCCTCGACCTCGCCGTCAGACGTGGCCTGATCAGCGGTGACGCGGTTTTCCACGCCGATCGCGGGACGCAGTACACCTCTGGGCGGTTCCGGTCCGCACTTGCCGAGCACGGCATGCGCCCGTCGGTGGGCCGGACCGGGTCGTGCTTCGACAACGCCGTCGCGGAGTCGTTCTTCGCCACCCTCAAGACCGAGATCGGCACCGCCGTGTGGGCGACCCGCGACGACGCCCGACGGGACGTTTTCGCCTACCTGGGCTACTACAACCACGACCGTCTACATTCGACACTCAACTACCGCACCCCACACGAAGTCCGCGTCGGCTATCGTCAAGGTCTCACCCTCGTGGCATGA
- a CDS encoding transposase — MSGKSKCPEQFRRDAVELARSSDRPLRQIARELGVNHETLRNWVRTAEQAQAGPVDTTAAVDQEELRALRKRVAELELEKDILRKAAAYFAKEMGR; from the coding sequence GTGTCAGGCAAGTCGAAGTGCCCCGAGCAGTTCCGCAGGGACGCCGTCGAGCTGGCCCGCTCGTCGGACCGGCCATTGCGGCAGATCGCCCGCGAGTTGGGCGTGAATCACGAGACCCTGCGCAACTGGGTCCGCACCGCCGAGCAGGCCCAGGCCGGCCCTGTCGACACGACGGCCGCCGTGGACCAGGAGGAGCTGCGGGCGCTGCGCAAGCGGGTAGCCGAACTCGAGCTGGAGAAGGACATCCTCCGCAAGGCAGCCGCCTATTTTGCCAAGGAGATGGGTCGTTGA
- a CDS encoding helix-turn-helix domain-containing protein: protein MKSGVRPSGTTSVRKTRNGLDVARARGRVGGRPRVVDADKRRVILARHADGESVRTIARATQLSVGTVHNVLADHRAANE, encoded by the coding sequence ATGAAATCCGGTGTCCGGCCTTCGGGGACAACCTCAGTCCGCAAAACCCGCAACGGCTTGGACGTCGCTCGGGCACGCGGCCGGGTCGGCGGCCGCCCCCGCGTCGTCGACGCCGACAAACGCCGTGTCATCCTGGCCCGTCACGCCGACGGCGAGTCCGTCCGCACCATCGCCCGCGCCACCCAGCTCTCCGTCGGCACGGTCCACAACGTCCTCGCAGACCACCGCGCCGCCAACGAGTGA
- a CDS encoding IS3 family transposase → MRHRGAYGRPRIVAVLHRRGRRVNHKRVGRVMREHGVVGLTRRRRRSLTRPDVVAASVPDLIGRDFTSPSPGRRLVGDITYLPTREGWLYLATVIDLYTPRNGRARDGRPHARRPRPRRPRPRRQTWPDQR, encoded by the coding sequence GTGCGTCACCGAGGCGCCTACGGGCGTCCGCGGATCGTCGCCGTGCTGCACCGCCGCGGCCGTCGGGTCAACCACAAACGGGTCGGACGGGTCATGCGCGAGCACGGGGTCGTCGGTCTCACCCGCAGGCGGCGCAGGTCTCTGACCAGGCCCGATGTTGTCGCGGCGTCGGTGCCGGACCTGATCGGTCGGGACTTCACCTCCCCGTCGCCGGGGAGGCGGTTGGTGGGCGACATCACCTACCTGCCCACCCGGGAGGGCTGGCTCTACCTGGCCACGGTGATCGACCTGTACACCCCGAGAAATGGTCGGGCGCGCGATGGCCGCCCACATGCGCGCCGACCTCGTCCGCGACGCCCTCGACCTCGCCGTCAGACGTGGCCTGATCAGCGGTGA